The following proteins are encoded in a genomic region of Paenibacillus sp. FSL R7-0273:
- a CDS encoding radical SAM/SPASM domain-containing protein translates to MRVYQAKSSLILADQAVRNAGAPAGLPLNPSYYVRDTENRRTTVLEAESFSLLRELILPLQYDELLNRYGENEEELQAVLDWLTAQDFLLLNDGPASGQARLLTGSSEERLKGIPLIPRTIMFNCTPKCNLRCKHCIVSDKHYKQQDILRFEDIQAFLDEADACGVENIVLSGGEPLLWQSIYTVIEDSLNRSYTVILYTNGMLINEKWLTLFRSIQEQKPGGLKLHVSLDGGTPLTHDGVRGVTGSFNRIIGSLEQLNGRGIPVAAVESMATAELYPELDSLITICRENGVGSLYLHPVFNFDRNPQIQELELEWDSRLRYLHRVSELSGLELGVELHYSDPYFPAGLFQEKPSIARKNAEAFLNGILSGNRMESGNYDVVKRDKNVLTNCDGGVSQMFVDYNGDVYPCMIYANSARPVDHCGNVTRNSLLEVWNSEGMNRVRKVMNRNELTVCSQCEHFDQCGPTVKKCRIASEIALGDFFGPSYLCVRYAAQLGIAPELLTSYRQELLNK, encoded by the coding sequence ATGAGAGTATACCAAGCTAAGTCTTCACTGATTCTGGCCGATCAGGCGGTGCGGAATGCAGGAGCGCCTGCCGGGCTTCCGTTGAACCCGTCCTACTATGTACGTGACACTGAGAATAGAAGGACAACGGTATTGGAAGCAGAGTCCTTCAGCTTATTGAGAGAGCTGATCCTGCCTTTGCAATACGATGAGCTGCTAAACCGCTACGGGGAGAACGAAGAGGAGCTTCAGGCAGTTTTAGACTGGCTGACTGCCCAGGATTTCTTATTATTGAATGACGGGCCGGCTTCCGGGCAGGCGAGGCTGCTCACTGGCAGCTCCGAAGAGCGTCTAAAGGGAATACCGCTGATTCCCCGGACCATTATGTTCAACTGTACCCCTAAATGTAATTTGCGCTGCAAGCACTGCATTGTATCTGACAAGCATTATAAGCAGCAGGATATTCTGCGGTTCGAGGATATACAAGCTTTCCTGGACGAAGCAGATGCCTGCGGTGTGGAGAATATAGTGCTGTCAGGCGGAGAGCCTTTGCTGTGGCAATCGATCTATACCGTTATTGAGGATTCTTTGAATAGAAGCTACACGGTAATTCTATATACCAACGGCATGCTCATCAATGAGAAGTGGCTGACCTTGTTCCGGAGCATACAGGAGCAAAAACCCGGCGGCTTAAAGCTGCATGTTTCCCTGGATGGAGGAACTCCGTTAACACATGACGGTGTCCGGGGCGTCACTGGAAGCTTTAACCGGATCATCGGCTCACTGGAGCAGCTTAACGGCCGGGGAATACCTGTTGCTGCCGTTGAAAGTATGGCTACAGCGGAGCTGTATCCTGAACTGGATTCGTTAATCACCATTTGCCGCGAGAATGGCGTCGGGAGTCTGTATCTGCACCCCGTATTCAACTTTGACCGGAATCCGCAAATACAAGAGCTGGAGCTGGAGTGGGACAGCCGGCTCCGTTACTTGCATAGAGTCAGCGAGCTTTCCGGCCTGGAGCTTGGAGTCGAGCTACATTACAGCGACCCCTATTTTCCCGCGGGACTCTTTCAAGAGAAGCCCTCCATAGCCCGGAAGAACGCCGAAGCTTTCTTAAACGGCATTCTCAGCGGAAACCGCATGGAGAGCGGCAATTATGATGTTGTTAAAAGGGATAAGAATGTCTTAACGAATTGTGATGGCGGTGTGAGCCAGATGTTTGTTGATTACAACGGGGATGTGTATCCTTGCATGATTTATGCGAATTCGGCCCGTCCTGTTGATCACTGCGGAAATGTTACCCGGAATTCGCTGCTTGAAGTCTGGAATTCCGAGGGGATGAACCGGGTAAGAAAAGTAATGAACCGCAATGAGCTGACGGTCTGCAGCCAATGTGAACATTTTGACCAATGCGGGCCGACTGTCAAGAAGTGCAGAATCGCTTCTGAGATTGCTTTGGGTGATTTTTTCGGGCCATCCTATTTATGTGTAAGATATGCTGCGCAGCTGGGAATCGCCCCTGAATTGCTTACTTCCTACCGGCAAGAGCTTCTTAATAAGTAG